Genomic window (Drosophila sulfurigaster albostrigata strain 15112-1811.04 chromosome 2R, ASM2355843v2, whole genome shotgun sequence):
tagagtgcaaaatatacaagattgtcaGCTTAGGACCCGTTTTAAGTTTGCTACTTTCCTAACacaaaagtgggcgtggcaaaatttggaaaccAACTTAAACTGCgtgcaaatatgtatatcaagGGCTGTGAAGAAAAATGATGTCTGTATCTCTTATGGTCTCTGAAATCTAGATGTTCaaacggacggacggacagacagacggacaactCGGCCATTAACGATggttaagaatatatatactttatagggttggAGGTGCCAACACCTTATAGGCAGCAGGGATAAAAGGGATAAGATTACAAATCAAATGCACTCACTCCATTATAATCTTGTGATCTTTGATGCAGCCAACGAGCTTTGCGTAGCTCTCATCTTCGGTTATCTCATCATCCATGCGCAGCTTCTCAATGCGCTGTTTTAGTAGATCTAAGTGAAGTCGTATTTtgataccaaatatagtcggACACATGTCAATCGCCAGATGGTAATAGGTAATGAtggaaacaacaaaatattcaattatagcTGTTAACCCGAGCTGTCATTTGCCATCCCGCCAGTTGAGAAAAGGATTAAACACATTCCACGGTGCAACTCCATTGATAATCGCAGTGCAAATCGATGTTAGTGGATAGAAAACATAGATCATAATGTAGATAAAGGAAATACAATTTGAGCGTATGGTTGATCGATGCACTTGCAATTTCTCCTCGAGGTTAACACAACTCTGATCCAATTGATCGAGTAAGTCCTTCGATTTCTCTAATCGCCAATAAGAGAGGCAAAAGATTGCGCCTTTAACTAATCCAGTTGGAATATTAAAGATCAATTGAGCCGAAACAATTAGTTCACTTGGCGTGAAGTTATTAAACTCCCGCACATAACTGATGATCAAGCCAACTGGCAGATAATTAACCAGTACAGTTAACATCAAAGAATACAATATGTAGATCAAACGAGTTATGCGATTTGTAGCTGGCGATATCCAGCCTACCAAAGTATGCCAATAacttgcaaaaacaaaagcatctCGAGATGGCAGCAACTCGGTTGAGCTTGAAGATTCTTGCAAGTATTTGCGAAACATGTTTctctatttaattaaagtaaagaaCATCATTTCGAATATTGCCATTATTGAACCTTTTCACTTACGAATCCCTTTCGTATCCCAAATTCAACTGGTGCAGACTTCTCATTGTTGCCCTTTTTATATAAGCAGCACTGAATATTTGATGTGCAAATGGAAAacgtattttatttggttttcgAAATTGACATTGCGtcaacaaaaagtaaataacatatataagGAATATCAGCAGGCAATTCAATAAACAATCAATTAAACGCACGCGTTACATTTGTAACAACTGCAAGTTGgcacacataaaatattcacTGATTTATTGGCAATGCTCACTGTTGTGTCTGCAAccataattttatatttacgcACCTGTCGCTTGCCAAATGAAAAACAACTGAAAAGTGAcacatatcaaatatttactaGCCAATTGACAAATGCCAAATGTGAGCCTTTGCTTACATCAGacaatgaaatattcaaaaattctGTTACTTCACAGAAAACTAAAACATGTTGATACCATTCAAacatttatcaattaaaatcataTCATTGTTTCTAATCTTTAGCTACTTTATTCAATTAtgatattgtattttattttttcacatgttaaataaaacaacagaTTCATGATTCAAAATTGCAGAACATTTATTATcatataacttttaaatttttgtaataattttgttttgaagcCAAAAAATAAGTAACATCGTGCAAGATTTTTTTGTCCAAAACTACGTAGATTATCAATATAATGTGCATttgataatatataatattcccAGATTCATTTGCGTTCCAGTTTTTCagccaaattgaattgttgaaTAATTGTTACAACCGAGAAAGCCAACTTTGCAATCTTGAATGAAGTCAGTTcaaattatcaaataaaattgagttaaaattaaaaatacttacgCTTATATTGGTATGTAAAGAGATTTTAAAAAATGCTTCCAGCAGTGAACTGCACTGGCTGTTGAGCCTTGtgaataaagtaaattaacgCAGATTTGTATCTTTGGGATGCACTCAACCAATTGGACTGAAATATAGTTAGTGTAAGCCGATCATTATCCTCCTCCAGCGTGTTGCAAATGTACGAAAAGGGAAAAGTCTGGCAAAAGACAGCTATAATGTAAACGAGTGTGGCAATACCCGACCAAAAGTcgcagaaaaagaaaagatttgTCAAGCAAAGTCCCAATACGACGCCcacaaataaaaactgaatgaAGATCGTGCATGAAATGAGCGGCCTTAAGATGTTGAAGTATCTGAAAAGAGATTGAGTAATTTAAAGATCTGATATATGTGCTATAGAATTTACTCTAAAAGACGCTTGTGATCCTTGATGCATCCAGTCAACTCCTCGTAGTGTTCTTCCTCGCTTCTGTTATCATCGCATCTTAATAGTTCAATGCGTTTGATTAGCAGATTTATGTGCAGACGAATGGTCAATCCATAGATTACAGGGTAGATATCTGCCGCATTGTTGTAAACAGCaggaaaatatactaaaataaattcaataagaGAAGAAAGCAACAATTCCCAAGTTCCATCACGCCAATTTAATATGGGATTATAAACATTCCAAGGCGCAACTCCATTAATTAAGGCTGTCGATAAAGTTGATACACTGTACATATTGTAAATGACAAAGATGATGAAAAAAATACTGTTGCAGAGTACGACAGATCGATGTATTTGCAACTTCTCTGCATTCTTGGTGCAACTCTTGTCCATTTCATCCAATATTTCTTTGGCCTTTTCCAATCTCCACAAGTTGACATAAAGAAAAGCTGCCTTAGCATAGCAACTAGGTAAATTGAACATCAACTGAGCCGACGTAATGAGTTCTCCAGGTGTAAAGTTTTCGAATTCTCTCACATAGCTTATCATCAAAGCAATCGGCagatatatattaaatgagaTGATGATGCCAGAAAACACTTGATACATCCCATGGTATAATCTCTTCTTTGTTGGCGATCTCCAGCCAATCAAAGTGTGTCCATAACTCACGAATTTGAATGCTTCTCGAGAGACCAGCAGCTCTTTTGAATCAGAAGATTCTctcaagtatttttttaaacatgtTGCTACAGTCAAGCAGGATAACTGAATTTTCATGACCATTGTTGTGCTTTTATAAGTGCGTAACATGAGCGGGtcagaatttttaatttgcattctCATTTCAACTAAAGACAACCTTGAACCAATAGTTCACATTTCAATAGAGAATGCAATAACCTTCTAGGAAATCCTTTGGCACTTTTGGCATTTGTAACAACTGCAAGTTGGCAcacatcaaatatttatagttttattggCAATGCTCAATGTTAGGCCTACAACAATAATTTCGTATTTACGCACTTGTCGCTAGGCAATTGAAAAGCAACTGCAAAGTGACGCATATCAAATATTAACTATTCAAATGACAAATTCCAAAGGTGAACATTTGCTTACGTTACACTTTGAATTATTAAGAATTCTGCGAATTCATAGGAAACAACAATTCAATACAATTCTCAGTTagatcaattaaaataataccattatttcaaatcatttgctactttatttcaaattgatgcAGAATTCAGTTCTACAAACCttcataatttatacaaatgcataaatgcataaattacatAGTATAAAGATACTGTTATAATGCTCAAATTTTCAGCAACCATTTAGTTAATATTACTTCTGcgggcaaaaagaaaacaataatatgtCAGTGACATATTTTCACATACATCAtcatattaaatgtatatttgaaattaatatattgcttaaagaatttcaacatttattttttaatcgaCATCATTTTTATGATACatcttaaaaattgtgttatttatataaattataccgTTAATGTTTATGAACATTTCTCCAAACTTATTTGCGTTCCATTTTTTGCagccaaattgaatttttgaacAAGTGTTACGACCGAAAAGGCAAACTTCGCGAgctgcaattatttcaatcattgaaaattgtttcatATTAGAGAACTATATCTTGAGATACTTACGCTTATGTTAGTACGCAAAGAGATTTCAAAAATACCACCAGCAGTAAATTTAAGAGGTTGTTGAGCTTTGTgcaaaaagtaaactaaagaTAATTTATAACGTCGGGATGCACTCAACCAATTCGACTGAAAAATGGATAAAGTAAGTCGATCAACATCTTCCTCCAGGAGATTGCAGGTATAACAAAAGGGAAATGtctggcaacagcaaccaaaaatATAGGCAAGATTTGCAATCCCCGACAACAAGTCGCTAAAATAAATGAGATTGGTAAAGGTAAGTCCTAATACCATGCCCACaactaaaaactgaaaaaagaTCGTGCTTGAAATGAGCGGCCTCAAGATGTCGCAATATCTGAAAGTATAGAATGTATTTGAAGGATATTAAGTTATATAGTCTAAATAAACTTTACTCTAATATGCGTTTGTGATCCTTGATACATCCAGTCAGTTCTTCGTAGTTCTTATCCTCAGTTTTATCACCGTCGCATCTTAATCTTTGAATGCGTTTTATTAATAGATCGAAGTGCAATCGGATAGTTTGTCCATAAATTACAGGATAGATATCAGTTGCATTATTATAATAGACTGGAAAAATTACtaagaaatattcaataatcGCCGCTAGCCAGAGTTGCCGGGTTCCATCACGCCAGTTTAAGAATGGGATATAAAGGCTCCAAGGCGTGACTCCATTGATTATTCCATTAGCAAACGTTGATAGAGGATAGAAATTATAAACGGACATGAAAGCGAGGTAAATTGTGTTGCAGCGTATAACAGATCGATGTACTTGCAACTTCTCTTCTTGTCTAGTGCAACTCTTGTCCATCTCATCCAACATTTCTTTAGCCTTTTCCAACCTCCACAGATTAAAGTAGAGAATCGCAGCCTTAATATAGCAGTTGGGTAAATTGAACATCAACTGAACCGATGTGATAAGTTCTCCTGGTGTCATGTTTTTAAATTCCCTTATGTAGTTTATCATCATTGAAATTGGTAGATAAGTATTTATAGCAATTACGACgagtgaaaatattttatataacgCATTCTTTAAACCCTTCTTTGTGGGTGATCTCCAGCCGATTAAAGTGTGTCCATAACTTACAAACTTGAATGCATCACGTGAGTCTAGCAGCTCTCTTGGAGTAGAAGATTCTTGCA
Coding sequences:
- the LOC133836826 gene encoding odorant receptor 42b-like codes for the protein MMINYIREFKNMTPGELITSVQLMFNLPNCYIKAAILYFNLWRLEKAKEMLDEMDKSCTRQEEKLQVHRSVIRCNTIYLAFMSVYNFYPLSTFANGIINGVTPWSLYIPFLNWRDGTRQLWLAAIIEYFLVIFPVYYNNATDIYPVIYGQTIRLHFDLLIKRIQRLRCDGDKTEDKNYEELTGCIKDHKRILEYCDILRPLISSTIFFQFLVVGMVLGLTFTNLIYFSDLLSGIANLAYIFVYFPAVYNNAADIYPVIYGLTIRLHINLLIKRIELLRCDDNRSEEEHYEELTGCIKDHKRLLEYCNILRPLISRIIFVQFIMVGIIFGLCMTNLFFFADMWTCISTMSYIFGCIFQTFPFCYICNMMEDAVSDLTLSIFQSNWLGAPRRYKSSLLYFMHQSQQPIKFTAGSIFEISLATNINLAKFAFTVVTIVQQFNLAEKLDRK